In a single window of the Nocardiopsis composta genome:
- the dnaB gene encoding replicative DNA helicase → MSVAEHPPEQTGFERTPPHDILAEQSVLGGMLLSKDAISEVVEIVRSSDFYRPAHQIVFDAAVDLFSRGEPVDAISVNAELTKRGEINRVGGAPYLHTLTEAIPTAANAGYYARIVADRAVLRRLVEVGTHIAQMGYAGDGEVDDIVDHAQAEVYKVAEKRTGEDYLPLSDIMPGALDEIEAISAHDGSMTGVPTGFTDFDQLTNGLHAGQMVIIAARPAVGKALALDTPLPTPEGWTTMGEVRVGDRLVAADGTPTTVVAATEVMHGRPCYEVRFDDGSAIVADAEHQWLTDTRASRRSAGGAPEVRTTRQIAETLRCVTADRRLNHSVRTAAPLDGPDQELPLPPYFLGAWLGDGHSAAARITTADPEIVAGIEAEGLVVKAYGDASGTGYSVHLPADAPAAERRCVVCGTAFVPRLPHVRTCGRSCGGKARFVSPPVPPTTCVDCGRRCHGRSRCRRCIDDHGSVQALLRTIGVLGDKHIPTAYLRASQAQRRRLLAGLMDTGGTVTHSGSVQFSVVNRRIAEDVRELVHSLGYRNGMSVERVEGRNEESSRCYTITFSPTETVFSLTRKARAQSERSAGRSYQRVGHRFITEVRPVPSVPVRCVQVDNPDRLYLAGREMIPTHNSTLALDFARAASIKHQLTSVFFSLEMGRNEIVMRLLSAEARVPLHTMRSGLMTDDDWQRLARRMGEVASAPLFIDDSPNMSMMEIRAKCRRLKQQHDLKLVIVDYLQLMSSSGRVESRQQEVSEFSRSLKLLAKELEVPVIALSQLNRGPEQRTDKKPQVSDLRESGSIEQDADMVLLLYREDVHDKESPRAGEADIIVAKHRNGPTAEVTVAFQGHYSRFVDMAPG, encoded by the coding sequence GTGAGCGTGGCCGAGCACCCGCCGGAGCAGACCGGTTTCGAGCGGACGCCTCCGCACGACATCCTTGCCGAGCAGAGCGTGCTGGGCGGCATGCTGCTGTCCAAGGACGCCATCAGCGAGGTCGTGGAGATCGTCCGCTCCTCCGACTTCTACCGCCCCGCCCACCAGATCGTCTTCGACGCCGCGGTCGACCTGTTCTCCCGCGGCGAGCCGGTGGACGCCATCTCGGTCAACGCCGAGCTCACCAAGCGCGGCGAGATCAACCGGGTGGGCGGCGCGCCCTACCTGCACACCCTCACCGAGGCGATCCCCACCGCGGCCAACGCCGGCTACTACGCCCGGATCGTCGCCGACCGCGCGGTGCTCCGCCGCCTGGTCGAGGTCGGCACGCACATCGCCCAGATGGGCTACGCCGGCGACGGCGAGGTCGACGACATCGTCGACCACGCCCAGGCCGAGGTGTACAAGGTCGCCGAGAAGCGCACCGGCGAGGACTACCTCCCGCTCAGCGACATCATGCCCGGCGCGCTCGATGAGATCGAGGCGATCTCCGCCCACGACGGCTCGATGACCGGCGTCCCCACCGGCTTCACCGACTTCGACCAGCTCACCAACGGCCTGCACGCCGGCCAGATGGTGATCATCGCGGCGCGGCCGGCCGTGGGCAAAGCGCTCGCCCTCGACACCCCGCTGCCCACCCCCGAGGGCTGGACCACCATGGGCGAGGTGCGGGTCGGGGACCGGCTCGTCGCCGCGGACGGGACGCCGACGACCGTCGTCGCGGCCACCGAGGTCATGCATGGAAGGCCCTGCTACGAGGTGCGCTTCGACGACGGCAGCGCGATCGTCGCCGACGCCGAGCACCAGTGGCTCACCGACACCCGCGCCTCACGTCGCTCCGCGGGCGGTGCGCCGGAGGTCCGCACCACCCGGCAGATCGCCGAAACGCTCCGCTGCGTCACCGCCGACCGCCGGCTCAACCACTCGGTCCGCACCGCGGCCCCGCTGGACGGCCCCGATCAGGAGCTCCCCCTGCCGCCGTACTTCCTCGGCGCCTGGCTGGGCGACGGCCACTCGGCGGCGGCCCGGATCACCACCGCCGACCCCGAGATCGTCGCCGGAATCGAGGCCGAGGGCCTGGTGGTCAAGGCGTACGGCGACGCGTCGGGGACGGGCTACTCGGTCCACCTGCCCGCGGACGCCCCGGCGGCGGAGAGGCGGTGCGTGGTCTGCGGTACCGCTTTTGTCCCGCGCCTTCCGCACGTCCGCACCTGCGGGCGCTCCTGCGGAGGCAAGGCCCGTTTCGTCTCGCCGCCGGTACCCCCGACCACCTGCGTCGACTGCGGGCGGCGCTGCCACGGCCGGTCGCGCTGCCGCCGGTGCATCGACGACCACGGCAGTGTCCAGGCGCTGCTGCGCACGATCGGGGTGCTCGGCGACAAGCACATCCCCACCGCCTACCTGCGCGCGTCGCAAGCGCAGCGGCGGCGGCTGCTGGCCGGCCTGATGGACACCGGCGGCACGGTCACGCACAGCGGGAGCGTGCAGTTCAGCGTCGTCAACCGGCGGATCGCCGAGGACGTCCGGGAGCTGGTGCACAGCCTCGGCTACCGCAACGGCATGTCGGTCGAACGGGTGGAGGGGCGCAACGAGGAGTCCTCGCGCTGCTACACGATCACCTTCAGCCCGACCGAGACGGTCTTCTCGCTGACCCGCAAGGCCCGCGCGCAGAGCGAGCGCAGTGCGGGGCGCTCCTACCAGCGTGTCGGCCACCGGTTCATCACCGAGGTCCGCCCGGTGCCCAGCGTTCCGGTCCGCTGTGTCCAGGTCGACAACCCCGACCGGCTGTACCTGGCCGGTCGGGAGATGATTCCGACGCACAACTCCACGCTGGCCCTGGACTTCGCCCGTGCCGCGTCGATCAAACACCAGCTGACCAGCGTATTCTTCAGCCTGGAGATGGGGCGCAACGAGATCGTCATGCGCCTGCTCTCCGCCGAGGCCCGGGTGCCGCTGCACACCATGAGATCCGGGCTGATGACCGACGACGACTGGCAGCGGCTGGCCCGCCGGATGGGGGAGGTGGCCAGCGCCCCGCTGTTCATCGACGACTCGCCCAACATGTCGATGATGGAGATCCGGGCCAAGTGCCGGCGCCTCAAGCAGCAGCACGATCTCAAGCTGGTCATCGTGGACTACCTCCAGCTGATGAGCTCCAGCGGCCGGGTGGAGAGCCGCCAGCAGGAGGTCTCCGAGTTCTCCCGCTCCCTCAAGCTCCTCGCCAAGGAGCTGGAGGTGCCGGTCATCGCGCTCTCCCAGCTCAACCGAGGCCCGGAGCAGAGAACGGACAAAAAGCCCCAAGTTAGCGATCTTCGCGAATCGGGCAGCATCGAGCAGGATGCGGACATGGTGCTGCTGCTCTACCGGGAGGACGTGCACGACAAGGAGTCGCCGCGGGCCGGTGAGGCGGACATCATCGTGGCCAAGCACCGGAACGGCCCCACGGCCGAGGTGACCGTGGCGTTCCAGGGCCACTACAGCCGCTTCGTCGACATGGCGCCCGGCTGA
- a CDS encoding MATE family efflux transporter, with protein MPKPLLSAPPFRHRHDREILHLAVPTFFALIAEPLLLLTDTAIVGTLGTRALGGLGIAGQVLMTLANLCIFLAYGTTAAVARRFGAGDVRSGLRSGIDGLWLALLIGAAVAAVGIPLSPWLVDVLGASPEVAPYAVTYLRISLLSTPSLLIVMAGTGVLRGLQNARTPLVVSVAMFAGNGVLCALLVLVLDLGIAGSAWATVVAQGGGAAVYVAVVVRAARREGVRLAPDAAGLRASAASGAALFVRTVSLRVVLVVTTAVAARMGDADIAAQQVVFQLWSLLVFAMDAIAVAGQAIIGRYLGASDAAGARSATRRMVEWGVLTGLLFAVLVLVVRPWAPLPFTSDPQVHALIVGVLPLVAVLQPLSGVVMVLDGILMGAGDQRYLAWASLWTMLAFLPCAALVLWTTPAGSPDGLFRLWLAFGVWMAARGVTLGLRARSGAWAVLGASRD; from the coding sequence ATGCCCAAGCCGCTGCTCTCCGCACCCCCGTTCCGCCACCGCCACGACCGGGAGATCCTGCACCTGGCGGTGCCGACCTTCTTCGCACTGATCGCCGAGCCGCTGCTGCTGCTCACCGACACCGCGATCGTCGGCACCCTGGGCACCCGGGCCCTCGGCGGCCTGGGCATCGCCGGCCAGGTGCTGATGACCCTGGCCAACCTGTGCATCTTCCTCGCCTACGGCACCACCGCCGCGGTCGCCCGGCGGTTCGGCGCCGGCGATGTCCGCTCCGGGCTGCGCAGCGGCATCGACGGGCTGTGGCTGGCGCTGCTCATCGGGGCCGCGGTGGCCGCCGTCGGCATCCCGCTCTCGCCGTGGCTGGTCGACGTGCTCGGCGCCTCCCCGGAGGTCGCCCCCTACGCCGTGACCTACCTGCGGATCAGCCTGCTCAGTACGCCGTCGCTGCTGATCGTGATGGCGGGGACCGGGGTGCTGCGCGGGCTGCAGAACGCGCGCACCCCGCTGGTCGTCTCGGTGGCGATGTTCGCCGGCAACGGCGTGCTCTGCGCGCTGCTGGTGCTCGTGCTCGACCTGGGCATCGCCGGGTCGGCCTGGGCCACGGTGGTCGCGCAGGGCGGCGGGGCGGCGGTCTACGTCGCGGTGGTGGTCCGCGCGGCGCGCCGGGAGGGCGTGCGGCTGGCGCCGGACGCGGCCGGGCTGCGCGCCTCGGCCGCCTCCGGGGCCGCGCTGTTCGTGCGGACCGTTTCGCTGCGGGTGGTGCTGGTGGTGACGACCGCGGTGGCGGCCCGGATGGGCGACGCCGACATCGCCGCCCAGCAGGTGGTCTTCCAGCTGTGGTCGCTGCTGGTGTTCGCGATGGACGCGATCGCGGTGGCCGGGCAGGCGATCATCGGCCGCTACCTGGGCGCCTCGGACGCCGCCGGGGCGCGGTCGGCCACCCGGCGGATGGTCGAGTGGGGGGTGCTGACCGGGCTGCTCTTCGCCGTCCTCGTGCTGGTGGTGCGGCCGTGGGCGCCGCTGCCGTTCACCTCCGATCCGCAGGTGCACGCGCTGATCGTCGGGGTGCTGCCGCTGGTGGCCGTGCTGCAGCCGCTGAGCGGCGTGGTGATGGTGCTGGACGGCATTCTGATGGGCGCGGGCGACCAGCGCTACCTCGCGTGGGCCAGCCTGTGGACGATGCTCGCCTTCCTGCCGTGCGCCGCCCTGGTGCTGTGGACGACCCCGGCCGGCTCCCCGGACGGCCTGTTCCGGCTCTGGCTCGCCTTCGGGGTGTGGATGGCGGCCCGCGGGGTGACCCTGGGGCTGCGGGCCCGGAGCGGTGCGTGGGCGGTGCTGGGCGCCTCCCGGGACTGA
- a CDS encoding peptidoglycan recognition protein family protein, with amino-acid sequence MSVHELGDPEQRGMTRRTAVRAAAVAAGGALLGGALDLASPRNALADAGPHVYTRSDWGARPPKTAATITSRPDHIVVHHTATANSTNYTKSHAAALSRAIQRYHMDSNGWADIGQHFTISRGGYVMEGRNRTLAAMQQGRHVIGAHTANHNSHTVGIENEGLYGSATPPEKLFASLVETCAWLCSIYNLDPSSAIVGHRDYNVTSCPGDRLYAMLPRLRRDVQTRMRTRRQQEELLSLAELPAGHLPTYPGAPAMERTADYYHGPAIGERDLGR; translated from the coding sequence ATGTCCGTTCACGAGCTGGGAGACCCCGAGCAGCGGGGGATGACGCGCAGGACGGCGGTCCGCGCGGCCGCGGTCGCGGCCGGCGGGGCACTGCTGGGCGGCGCGCTCGACCTCGCCTCCCCGCGGAACGCTCTCGCGGACGCCGGACCCCACGTCTACACCCGCTCCGACTGGGGAGCGCGGCCGCCCAAGACCGCCGCGACCATCACGTCCAGGCCGGACCACATCGTGGTGCACCACACCGCCACCGCCAACAGCACGAACTACACCAAGAGCCACGCGGCCGCACTGTCCCGCGCGATCCAGCGATACCACATGGACAGCAACGGCTGGGCGGACATCGGCCAGCACTTCACCATCTCCCGCGGCGGGTACGTGATGGAGGGGCGGAACCGGACGCTGGCCGCGATGCAGCAGGGGCGGCACGTCATCGGCGCGCACACCGCCAACCACAACTCGCACACCGTCGGGATCGAGAACGAGGGGCTGTACGGCTCCGCCACCCCGCCGGAGAAGCTCTTCGCCTCGCTGGTGGAGACCTGCGCCTGGCTCTGCTCGATCTACAACCTCGACCCGTCCTCGGCCATCGTCGGCCACCGCGACTACAACGTCACCAGCTGCCCCGGGGACCGGCTCTACGCGATGCTGCCCCGGCTCCGCCGGGACGTGCAGACCCGGATGCGCACCCGCAGGCAGCAGGAGGAGCTGCTCAGCCTGGCCGAGCTGCCCGCCGGCCACCTGCCCACCTACCCGGGCGCCCCGGCGATGGAGCGGACCGCGGACTACTACCACGGCCCGGCCATCGGCGAGCGCGACCTGGGCCGCTAG
- the rplI gene encoding 50S ribosomal protein L9 → MKLILTHEVNGLGAPGDVVEVKDGYGRNYLLPRGFAIRWTRGGQKQIDSIRRARQARDIRTLEEAQQIAGRLGALTVTLTQRAGEGGRLFGSVTAADVADAVKAAGGPQVDKRRIEIKNAIKSVGAHKVQIRLHPEVSATIALEVVGG, encoded by the coding sequence GTGAAGCTGATTCTGACCCACGAGGTCAACGGTCTCGGTGCCCCCGGCGACGTCGTCGAGGTGAAGGACGGCTACGGCCGCAACTACCTGCTGCCTCGCGGTTTCGCCATTCGGTGGACCCGCGGCGGACAGAAGCAGATCGACTCGATCCGCCGGGCCCGCCAGGCCCGTGACATCCGCACCCTGGAGGAGGCCCAGCAGATCGCCGGCCGGCTCGGCGCTCTGACGGTCACCCTGACCCAGCGTGCGGGCGAGGGCGGCCGGCTGTTCGGCTCGGTCACCGCGGCCGACGTCGCCGACGCGGTCAAGGCCGCCGGCGGCCCGCAGGTCGACAAGCGCCGGATCGAGATCAAGAACGCGATCAAGTCCGTCGGCGCGCACAAGGTGCAGATCCGCCTGCACCCCGAGGTGTCCGCCACCATCGCGCTGGAGGTCGTCGGCGGCTGA
- the rpsR gene encoding 30S ribosomal protein S18 produces the protein MAKPAARKPKKKVCLFCQEKLSYIDYKDTTLLRKFISDRGKIRARRVTGNCTQHQRDVATAIKNAREMALLPYTSTAR, from the coding sequence ATGGCGAAGCCGGCAGCACGCAAGCCCAAGAAGAAGGTTTGCCTTTTCTGCCAGGAGAAGCTGTCCTACATCGACTACAAGGACACGACTCTGCTGCGCAAGTTCATCTCCGACCGCGGCAAGATCCGCGCCCGTCGGGTGACCGGCAACTGCACGCAGCACCAGCGCGACGTCGCGACGGCGATCAAGAACGCCCGCGAGATGGCGCTGCTGCCCTACACCAGCACCGCTCGCTAA
- a CDS encoding single-stranded DNA-binding protein, which translates to MAGETQITLVGNLVDDPELRFTPSGAAVANFRVASTPRVFDKQSGEWRDGESMFLSCSVWRQYAENVAESLQRGMRVIVQGRLKQRSYETKEGEKRTVFEIDVEEVGPALRSATAKVTKTQRQGGGFGGGGGFGGGPQQGGGGYGNQGGQAGGFGGGSQGGGRPPADDPWATNGGGGGGFGGGGFSDEPPF; encoded by the coding sequence ATGGCAGGCGAAACTCAGATCACGCTCGTCGGCAACCTGGTCGACGACCCTGAGCTGCGATTCACCCCCAGCGGGGCGGCGGTCGCGAACTTCCGCGTGGCCTCCACTCCGCGCGTCTTCGACAAGCAGAGCGGCGAATGGCGGGACGGCGAGTCCATGTTCCTCAGCTGCTCCGTGTGGCGGCAGTACGCGGAGAACGTGGCCGAGAGCCTGCAGCGGGGCATGCGCGTCATCGTCCAGGGCCGTCTCAAGCAGCGGTCGTACGAGACCAAGGAGGGCGAGAAGCGCACCGTCTTCGAGATCGACGTCGAAGAGGTCGGCCCGGCACTGCGCAGCGCCACCGCGAAGGTGACCAAGACGCAGCGCCAGGGCGGCGGTTTCGGCGGCGGAGGCGGCTTCGGCGGCGGCCCCCAGCAGGGGGGCGGCGGCTACGGCAACCAGGGGGGCCAGGCCGGCGGCTTCGGCGGCGGCTCCCAGGGCGGCGGCCGTCCTCCCGCGGACGACCCGTGGGCGACCAACGGCGGTGGCGGCGGCGGTTTCGGCGGCGGAGGCTTCTCCGACGAGCCGCCGTTCTAA
- the rpsF gene encoding 30S ribosomal protein S6: MRRYEVMVILDPTLDERTVAPSLEQFLAVVRNDGGSVEKVDVWGKRRLSYDIAKHGDGIYAVIDLTSEPATVKELDRQLNLTESVLRTKVLRPEAH, translated from the coding sequence ATGCGTCGTTACGAAGTTATGGTCATCCTCGACCCCACCCTCGACGAGCGCACGGTTGCGCCGTCGCTGGAGCAGTTCCTCGCGGTGGTCCGCAACGACGGCGGCTCCGTGGAGAAGGTCGACGTCTGGGGGAAGCGCCGCCTCTCCTACGACATCGCCAAGCACGGCGACGGCATCTACGCCGTCATCGACCTCACCTCCGAGCCGGCCACGGTGAAGGAGCTGGACCGTCAGCTCAACCTGACCGAGTCCGTCCTGCGCACCAAGGTCCTGCGCCCCGAGGCGCACTAG
- a CDS encoding glycosyltransferase family 87 protein has translation MTSTSGGDGRPGAGGGQQAAAGTRRLQADPPQDRPPQDGLSQDRPSQGGTPWGVLAALGAAGALLGYLAKAPCRLGGAWLDGGQYAAACYSDVFPLYYRDGLDQGALPYLDRPLEYPVLTGGLMHLAGRAVSWLPDTLTRALAYFDLTAALMGACLVATVLCTGHLAGRGGLRPAEGAEGVDRRRALLAGGAVALAPAVVLTAYINWDLLAVALLSAGLLLLARARYWSGGALAGLAVAAKFYPFLVFGPLLVLVLRRWAGRDGGLAAPDFLRALGGAAAAWAAVNLPVMLAAPEGWATFFTFSRERGADWGSVYYVLDGYGLFGTDDLDLVNATGTVALAAACALIAALGVFARRPPRPEQLVFLVVAAFLITNKVWSPQFVLWLVPLAVLAWPRTLGTWPPLVLFLLWQTAEVGYFFGIWQHLLNASWSAEGAVGAEQGLGFAGYSVLSLARACTLLALCACVAADCLRSGKTVAGLR, from the coding sequence GTGACCTCAACGTCCGGAGGAGACGGACGTCCCGGTGCCGGTGGCGGCCAGCAGGCCGCCGCCGGCACTCGGCGTCTCCAGGCCGATCCGCCGCAGGACCGGCCCCCGCAGGACGGGCTCTCGCAGGACCGGCCCTCGCAGGGCGGGACCCCGTGGGGGGTGCTCGCCGCGCTCGGCGCCGCCGGGGCGCTCCTCGGCTACCTGGCCAAGGCCCCCTGCCGGCTCGGCGGCGCCTGGCTCGACGGCGGCCAGTACGCCGCCGCCTGCTACAGCGACGTGTTCCCGCTGTACTACCGGGACGGGCTGGACCAGGGCGCGCTGCCCTACCTGGACCGGCCGCTGGAGTACCCGGTGCTCACCGGCGGGCTGATGCACCTGGCCGGCCGGGCCGTCTCCTGGCTGCCGGACACGCTCACCCGGGCCCTGGCCTACTTCGACCTCACCGCCGCGCTGATGGGCGCCTGCCTGGTCGCCACCGTGCTGTGCACCGGGCACCTGGCCGGCCGGGGCGGGCTGCGCCCCGCCGAGGGCGCGGAGGGGGTCGACCGGCGGCGGGCGCTGCTCGCCGGCGGCGCGGTCGCGCTCGCCCCCGCCGTGGTGCTCACCGCCTACATCAACTGGGACCTGCTCGCGGTGGCCCTGCTCTCCGCCGGGCTGCTGCTGCTCGCACGGGCCCGGTACTGGTCCGGGGGCGCCCTGGCCGGGCTGGCGGTGGCCGCGAAGTTCTACCCGTTCCTGGTGTTCGGCCCGCTGCTGGTGCTGGTGCTGCGCCGGTGGGCCGGGCGGGACGGCGGGCTGGCCGCGCCGGACTTCCTCCGCGCCCTGGGCGGTGCGGCGGCCGCCTGGGCCGCGGTGAACCTCCCGGTCATGCTCGCCGCCCCGGAGGGGTGGGCGACCTTCTTCACCTTCAGCCGGGAGCGCGGCGCCGACTGGGGCTCGGTCTACTACGTGCTCGACGGCTACGGCCTGTTCGGCACCGACGACCTCGACCTGGTCAACGCCACCGGGACGGTCGCGCTGGCCGCGGCGTGCGCGCTGATCGCCGCGCTCGGGGTGTTCGCCCGCCGCCCGCCGCGGCCGGAGCAGCTGGTGTTCCTGGTGGTGGCCGCGTTCCTGATCACGAACAAGGTGTGGTCGCCGCAGTTCGTGCTCTGGCTGGTCCCGCTGGCCGTGCTGGCCTGGCCGCGCACCCTGGGCACCTGGCCGCCGCTGGTGCTGTTCCTGCTCTGGCAGACCGCCGAGGTCGGCTACTTCTTCGGCATCTGGCAGCACCTGCTGAACGCCTCCTGGTCGGCCGAGGGGGCCGTCGGCGCGGAGCAGGGCCTGGGCTTCGCCGGCTACTCGGTGCTCTCCCTGGCGCGGGCGTGCACCCTGCTCGCGCTCTGCGCCTGCGTGGCCGCGGATTGCCTGCGAAGCGGCAAAACGGTCGCAGGCCTGCGGTAG
- a CDS encoding transglycosylase domain-containing protein: MSTERRRNAGGGRRRASGPDDGLRGSGGRRRADGPPRDERAGGRRAAPSDDGGFWDDERPTRRRSAESRSGGARSEGGGRRRAPDERRGRERGRESEHGARSGGSRRAQGGGGGRRRPPSRRGEPDDRGPVKRFFAKVWKPVLITFGVLFLGGIAALVISYYSMDSAEDMDAQAAADAEASVITDAGGEKLITTGEINRQKVTRKEIPDSVVNGVLGTEQRTFPSDGGISITGTMRAVLSGGSAGGGSTITQQMARNYYDGLSQEQTYTRKLKEILISIKLGNELSKDQIITQYLNTIYFGRNAYGVQAAAQAYFGKDVKDLDDAEGAFIGAIIQQPGNFENYEADERMKEILEERWRKDTLTGLNVMYEEYDGEYGLPKEKTDELEFPETIPYNVGGEDYSGYKGYVRDAVLAEAQNRYGVSAEQITKGGYEIQTSLEPKLMEAATKAFTSVLPENMPEDTNYGLTAIVPETGEIKAFNGGSDFTTDANNSLTEQAQAGSAFKPYVLATGLTNNISLNSTFDGNSPQRFDGIEGEIQNDSNKSWGEVDLIESTKHSVNTSFVELTEQVGAQAVKDTAAAAGVGETQLETADLGPNIALGTYQVRALDQAAGYATFANGGVHMPAHMITKLVNPKGEELTPNDADKLESGTRAFSAEVAADATFAMQQVVSPDGGGKEAILSGGRPVAGKTGTSNNAVSAWFAGYTPQMSAAVGLFRDGGKQLEIPGVQDVYGGTTSAKIWKVFMEEAMKGVPVEQFPPRAGVGDDQSFLPATPSAPPSQEPSAPPETQESSTPPETSAPPSSPPPSTETPCVPFPGNDCETGEPGEPGEPGEPGDPGGPGDGDGGDGGGGWPFGRRDE; the protein is encoded by the coding sequence GTGAGTACCGAGAGACGACGTAACGCCGGCGGCGGCCGCCGCCGGGCCTCTGGCCCGGACGACGGCCTCCGCGGCAGCGGCGGCAGGCGGCGGGCCGACGGCCCGCCCAGGGACGAACGCGCCGGCGGCCGTCGCGCTGCTCCCAGCGACGACGGCGGCTTCTGGGACGATGAACGCCCCACCCGGCGCCGTTCTGCGGAGTCCCGCTCCGGCGGGGCCCGCTCCGAGGGCGGCGGCCGGCGCCGCGCCCCCGACGAGCGCCGGGGCCGCGAGCGCGGCCGGGAGTCCGAGCACGGCGCCCGCTCCGGCGGGTCCCGCCGCGCCCAGGGGGGCGGGGGCGGCCGCAGGCGGCCCCCCTCACGCCGTGGGGAACCGGACGACCGCGGTCCGGTCAAGCGCTTCTTCGCCAAGGTGTGGAAGCCGGTGCTGATCACCTTCGGCGTGCTCTTCCTCGGCGGGATCGCCGCGCTGGTGATCTCCTACTACAGCATGGACAGCGCCGAGGACATGGACGCCCAGGCGGCCGCGGACGCGGAGGCCTCGGTCATCACCGACGCCGGCGGCGAGAAGCTCATCACCACCGGTGAGATCAACCGGCAGAAGGTGACCCGCAAGGAGATCCCGGACAGCGTGGTCAACGGGGTGCTCGGCACCGAGCAGCGCACCTTCCCCAGCGACGGCGGCATCTCGATCACCGGCACCATGCGGGCGGTGCTGAGCGGCGGCTCGGCCGGCGGCGGCTCCACCATCACCCAGCAGATGGCCCGGAACTACTACGACGGCCTCTCCCAGGAGCAGACCTACACCCGTAAGCTCAAGGAGATCCTGATCTCCATCAAGCTGGGCAACGAGCTCAGCAAGGACCAGATCATCACGCAGTACCTGAACACCATCTACTTCGGGCGCAACGCCTACGGTGTGCAGGCCGCGGCCCAGGCCTACTTCGGCAAGGACGTCAAGGACCTGGACGACGCCGAGGGCGCGTTCATCGGCGCCATCATCCAGCAGCCCGGCAACTTCGAGAACTACGAAGCCGACGAGAGGATGAAGGAGATCCTCGAGGAGCGCTGGCGCAAGGACACGCTGACCGGCTTGAACGTGATGTACGAGGAGTACGACGGCGAGTACGGCCTCCCCAAGGAGAAGACCGACGAGCTGGAGTTCCCCGAGACCATCCCGTACAACGTCGGCGGCGAGGACTACTCCGGCTACAAGGGCTACGTCCGCGACGCGGTGCTCGCCGAGGCGCAGAACCGCTACGGGGTCAGCGCGGAGCAGATCACCAAGGGCGGCTACGAGATCCAGACCTCGCTGGAGCCCAAGCTGATGGAGGCCGCCACGAAGGCGTTCACCTCGGTGCTGCCCGAGAACATGCCCGAGGACACCAACTACGGCCTCACCGCGATCGTCCCCGAGACCGGCGAGATCAAGGCGTTCAACGGCGGCAGCGACTTCACCACCGACGCCAACAACTCCCTCACCGAGCAGGCCCAGGCCGGGTCGGCCTTCAAGCCCTACGTACTGGCCACCGGGCTGACCAACAACATCAGCCTGAACAGCACGTTCGACGGAAACTCCCCGCAGCGCTTCGACGGCATCGAGGGCGAGATCCAGAACGACAGCAACAAGTCCTGGGGCGAGGTGGACCTGATCGAGTCCACCAAGCACTCGGTGAACACCTCGTTCGTCGAGCTCACCGAGCAGGTCGGCGCGCAGGCGGTCAAGGACACCGCCGCCGCGGCCGGCGTCGGCGAGACGCAGCTGGAGACCGCCGACCTGGGTCCCAACATCGCGCTGGGCACCTACCAGGTCCGCGCCCTGGACCAGGCGGCCGGCTACGCCACCTTCGCCAACGGCGGGGTGCACATGCCGGCGCACATGATCACCAAGCTGGTGAACCCGAAGGGCGAGGAGCTCACCCCGAACGACGCCGACAAGCTGGAGAGCGGCACCCGCGCGTTCAGCGCCGAGGTCGCCGCCGACGCCACCTTCGCCATGCAGCAGGTGGTCAGCCCGGACGGCGGCGGCAAGGAGGCCATCCTCTCCGGCGGCCGCCCGGTCGCCGGCAAGACCGGTACCTCCAACAACGCCGTCTCCGCCTGGTTCGCCGGCTACACGCCGCAGATGTCCGCCGCGGTCGGCCTGTTCCGGGACGGCGGCAAGCAGCTGGAGATCCCCGGCGTGCAGGACGTCTACGGCGGTACCACCTCCGCCAAGATCTGGAAGGTCTTCATGGAGGAGGCCATGAAGGGCGTCCCGGTGGAGCAGTTCCCGCCGCGGGCCGGGGTCGGCGACGACCAGAGCTTCCTGCCCGCGACCCCGTCGGCGCCCCCGTCCCAGGAGCCGAGCGCCCCGCCGGAGACGCAGGAGTCCTCCACCCCGCCGGAGACCTCGGCCCCGCCGTCCAGCCCGCCGCCGTCCACCGAGACGCCGTGCGTGCCGTTCCCCGGCAACGACTGCGAGACCGGGGAGCCCGGCGAGCCCGGGGAGCCGGGCGAACCCGGTGACCCCGGCGGTCCCGGGGACGGCGACGGCGGCGACGGCGGCGGCGGCTGGCCGTTCGGCCGCAGAGACGAATAA